The sequence GGAGCGGCCCCTGGCTGGAGTGCACGGCCTGCCACTGGGCCGGATTAAGCTGCTTTTGAAAGTCGATGGTCATGGTTGGCGTCCCGGCTCAGCTGAGTGTTGAAAATGTCCTTATCCACAGTCCGTTCAAAAACCCCAAGTGCAAGAAGCAAGAAAAGTGCAAGGTCGAAGCGTATTTATTCATACGTGAGAGCTTGAACTTTTTGCAGCGACGCAGCAATTGAGGGTTTTTCAACGGACTGTCACCGGGAAAGAATCAGTTTGCGGCTTACGTCAAAGTGCTCCAGGACCAGCCGGCCCACGTCCCGGACCCGTTTTGGGCCGGAATGAGTATCGGGCTCGTCGCCGGGCTGTATTTCGGGCGGGTCGGAATCGTAGAAAAACGCATCGTCCGGCGTATGGCAGCCCTGGCGGTCCTCCTTGCCGAAGACGCGGGTCTGGTCGAACTTGGCCCGGAGGGAAAAGCCCCGGTGGGGGACGCAGATCAGGTCCGGAACCGCCGGGTCGGACGGGGACGCTCCTCGCGTCGTCACGCCCGAAAGACTTTCGGGAGCGCATTCCGGATAGGCTTCCCGCCAGGAAAGCACGTCGCGGATCACCGGTCGGCCCTGCCACTCCAGGCGCGTCAGTCCGGCCCTGATCCGCTCTTCCAGGCTCGCGGCCTCGTCCGGCCCGACCCGGCCGCGGCCGAAGCGGGAAGTATGCAGATAAATCCGGCCAGGGTCCAGGGCAAAGGCCCGGCTTTGGGCGGAGATGATCCCGGCGTCCAGTTCGTGGCGCGGCGGTCCGTCGGTGACCAGCAGGCCCTGTTCCCGCAGCCAGGCGTTCAGGTCCGCCTCCATGGTCAGGGCGGTGAAGCCGTGGTCCGCCAGGACCAGCAGCCGCTTGGGCTCCGGAAGCGCGGCAAAGCGCTCCAGCACGTCCCCCACCAGTTCGTCCCAGCGGCGCAAGAAATCCAGGCTGGGGCCGTGCCAGGGGTGCGCGGGGTCTTCCAGGGCCGGGAAAAGAAAGTGTCCCAGACGGTCTGTTTCCGTGAGCACGAAGACGAACAGGTCCCAGGCCAGGTCGGGCCAAAGCAGGTTCAGGGCGGCCCGCCTGCCGCGCAGGGCGCGGTCAAGCTCCGACAGCAGATAGCCCGGGTCCGGACCGCTTCGGGTGGTGTCCGCTTCCAGGACGTACCCGGCGCAGCGCAACTGGTGGGCCAGAAAGGGCGGAAAAACCGCCAGGTTCAGGTCGTGGGCCACGAAGCCGGACACCAGCATGCCCTTGATGGGCCGGGCCGGATAGGTGTTGGGCAGGTTGATCACCCGGCTGGTCAGGCCGTGGTCGCCCAGGCGGTCGAACAGGGTCCGGGCCCGGACCTGGGAGAAGTCCGCGAACCTTATCGCGTAGTCCTGGGGATCAAGCCGGGTGAAGCCGAAAATGCCGTGCTCCTCCGGCCCGGCGGCGGTGAAAAAGGAGGTCCAATTCACCGGCGAGAGTTCCGGCAGCTCGGCCAGGATGGGGCGGGCTTGGGGAGTCAGGGCGATGCGGGCCAAGTTGGGCAGATGTCCGGCTCGGCACAGGCGGCAGGCCGTGGAGTACGGGAGGCCGTCCAGGCCGAGGACGATCAGTCTGGGACGGCGGGGAGTCGGGTCGTGCATGGCCGGGCCTTGTACACGGTCCGGCCCGCGCCGTCATCCGGTGCGAGGTTCCGCAACGTCCATGAAGCAGTTCCAATCGAAATCCAAATCGAAATCGAAGAAAGGTTGCCGTTTCTAATGCATCGATTTCGATCACGATTTCGATTTCGATTTGGATCAGGCTCCGATATGTGCGGGATAGAGGTCAAATACTCCCGCGGGTCTTCAGCCGTTCTTGACATTTGCCTGGACATTGACCAAACACCACGCATGTGAACTTAATTACAAAGGAGACGACCTTATGGGCATTACGGAAATCATCCCCACTTTGATCGCCAACGCGGCCAAGGAAGCCGATCTTTCCAGCGTAATCGGAGTCGGGTTCATCTTCACCTATCTGACCGTGATCGTGATCACCGCGCTTGTCCGCATCAAGCAGGGCAAGCACATGGATCACTAATCGCTTCTTGTCTTCAATCCGGCCTTAAGGGCGCCCAGCCCAAAGGGGCTTGGGCGGCGATTTGGCCCCTCGGTCCACGGCCAAAGCTTCATCCGTGCGGGCGGGGGGCTTTTGTCGTTTGGGCGTCCCCATGGCAGTCCGTTGAAAAACCCCAATTGCTGCGTCGCTGCAAAAAGTTCAAACTCTCACGTATGAATAAATACGCTTCGACCTTGATTCGATTGCCAGGACGGCAATCGAAAATGTGGTGCTGCCACAGCCCGCAGGGGCCGGACACAGGACGTGTCCGGATAGCTTTTTTTGCTCCTTGCACTTGGGGTTTTTGAACGGACTGCCGGATAAGGACTTTTTCAACACTCAGATAGCTTCCGACACCAACGGGAATCGCCATGCAATTGCGACTCAGCGCCATGCGGCGGGAGAATTTCGCTTCGGGGCAGCGTCTGGCCGTGGTTTGCGGCCGGGACCTGGAGCCGGATGCGGCTTCGGGCCTGTTTCCCGGTTCCTATCTGATCGCTGAAACGCCGCCGTTGCCCGGCGTGGGCGTTGTCTTGACCCGGCCCGGCCAGGTCGGGAGCCTTCAGGTGCTGGGCACGTTCCGCCGGCCGGACCCCGTGGCTGGCCTGCCGAGCCGGGAAGGGCGATGGGTCCAGGTGCTGGAGGCGTTCCAAATCGAACCGGGAGGGCAATCCTGGACCGCGACCAAATGCGGCCACAGTCTGGCCTGGATCACGCTGAGCGACAAAGGCTACGCCGGACTCCGCGAGGACCGGGCCGGACCGCTGATCGTCGAGGTCCTGGACAAACAGTCCGGCGGTCCCTTGGAACTGGCCTGGGCCCAGGGATTTCTGCTTCCCGACGAGCCCGGAAGGCTGCGCTCGCTGCTCACGGAACTGGCTCTGGAACAGGGCTTCGACCTGATCGTGACCACCGGAGGCACCGGGGTCGCGCCCCGGGACACCACCCCGGAGACCACCCTGGCCGTGATTGAAAAGCGTTTGCCCGGCATGGAAGCGGCCATGCTCCAGGCCAGCCTGCGCAAGACCCCGCATGCCGTAATTTCCAGGGCCGTGGTCGGCATTCTCGGACGCGCCCTGATCATCAACCTGCCGGGTTCGCCCAAGGCGGTTCGGGAGAATCTCGAAGCCCTGCTGCCCGCCCTGGATCACGCCCTGGCCAAGCTCCAGGGCGATCTCTCGGACTGCGCCACGGCGCATCCCTTGAACTGCGCCACGGCGCATTCAAACGACGTCTCCCCCAACAATCACCCAGTGATTCCCGAATGACCTCCGACCTGTTCCGCGCGGACCTGCACATCCACTCCCGGTATTCCCGGGCCACCAGCCGCGGCCTGACGCCAAGCCACCTGGCCGCCTGGGCCCGGGTCAAAGGCCTGGACGTGGTGGCCACCGGGGACTTCACCCACCCGGGATGGCTGCAAGAGCTGGAGGAAAGCCTGGAAGAGGACGGCTCCGGACTGCTGGTTCCCCGCCGGGAGGCGGACCTCTCGGCGGAGATTCCCTGGCTGGAGTCCGTTGCTCCGGCTCGCGGCCCAAGTCCGGTCCGGTTCATGCTCTCCGCGGAAATCAGCACCATCTACAAACGCGCGGGCCGGGTGCGCAAGGTCCACCATCTGGTGTACGTTCCCGGCCTGGAGCAGGCCAGGGCGTTGAACGCCAAGCTGGGTCAAATCGGCAATCTGGGCTCGGACGGGCGGCCCATCCTTGGCCTGGACTCGCGCCATCTCCTGGAAATGGTCCTGGAACTGCACCCCCGGGCCTTCCTCGTTCCCGCGCATATCTGGACGCCCTGGTTTTCCCTGTTCGGCTCCAAGTCCGGCTTCGACGCCATTGAGGAGTGCTACGGAGAACTGTCCTCGGAAATTTTCGCCCTGGAGACCGGGCTGTCCTCGGACCCGGTCATGAACTGGCAGTGGAGCGCCCTGGACCGCTTCCGGATGATTTCCAATTCCGACGCCCATTCCGGCGAGAAGCTGGCCCGGGAGGCCAACATGTTCCGCGGCGAACCGAGCTTCGAGGGCATGTACCAGGCCCTGCGGGGCGAAGGGGAGAGCCATGCCTTTCTGGGCACGGTGGAGTTCTTCCCCGAGGAGGGCAAGTATCATCTGGACGGGCATCGCAAATGCGACGTGGTTCTGTCCCCCGGGGAAGCCAAGGCCCGGGGCAATATCTGCCCGGTCTGCGGCCAGCCCCTGACTTTGGGCGTGCTGCACCGGGTGCTGGAGCTGGCCGATCGGGAACAGCCACTCCAGCCTCCGAATCAGCCCGGATTTCAGTCCCTGGTGCCTCTGGTGGAGCTGGTGGCGGAGATTCTGGGCAAGGGCCCGGCCACCAAGACCGTGCGCCGGGAGTACGCGGCCCTGGTCGCGGGCTACGGCCCGGAGCTGGACATTCTCGGTGAATTGCCCCTGGACGATATCGCCCGTCGTCGCCCTGCCCTGGCCGAATCGCTGCGCCGGATGCGTCAGGGCCGCGTACTGCGCCAATCCGGATATGACGGCCATTTCGGTACGATTTCCATGTTTACGCCCCAGGAGCAGCGGGAACTGCGGCGGGGTCGCGCTTTTTTCGCGACGTCGCCAGTGGATGCCCGGCCCGTGGGTGTTTGGCCTGGAGCTTCCGAGCCGGAATCTCCCTATGGAGCCGAGGCTCCATCGCGGCTTCCTTCGGAAGCTTCCGGCATGGATACACGGCCCGAAGCCCGGATGGAGTTCAACGCCGAGCAGGACCGGGCCCTGCGGGCCGGGCCGCGGCCGGTGCTGGTTCTGGCCGGGCCGGGCACGGGCAAGACCAGGACCTTGATGGGTCGGATCGTCTATTTGTTGCAAAAAGGGGAGCAGCCCCGGCGGATGCTGGTGGTCACCTTCACCCGACGGGCGGCCAACGAACTCCGCGAACGACTGATTGCCACCCAGGGCGAGGAAGAGGCCCTGCCCCAGGCGGATACCCTGCATGCCGCGGCCTACGAGGTCTGGACCAGGGTTCAGGGCGAGGCCCCGGTGCTGCTCTCCGAGGACGCAGCCCGGCGGGTTTTCGCCGCTGCCAATCCGGAACTCGGTCCGGCCGGGGTGAAGCAGGCCTGGAATGATCTCTCCCGGGCCAGGGAAGGCCGTGTGGTGCCAGGCCCAGGTTTTGGCCCAGGTTTTGGCCCCGGTGAGGACGACGAGAGTGCGGCGGAAAGAGCGGAGCTTGCGGCCCGGTACGCCCGCCAGAAGCAGGACTGGAACCTGGTCGATTACACGGACCTGCTGGAGTTCTGGCTGGCCCAGGCCATCGGGGAACGGGCCCATCACCCCTATGCGCACATCCTGGTGGACGAGGTGCAGGACCTTTCCCGGTTGCAGTGGGAGCTGCTTCAGGCCCTCGCCCCCCAGGACGGATCCGGGTTCTGGGCCATCGGCGACCCCCGTCAGAGCATCTACGGCTTCCGGGGCGCGGTGGAGGACATCGCCGCGACCATGCGGGCTCGCTGGCCCGATCTGGAAGTCGTCTCCCTGAGCCGAAACTACCGCTCCGCGGAAAATCTGGTTCGGCTCTCTGGAATGGTCTTTCCGGGCGTGCAAGGCCTGTTGGCCGAGAATCCGCGTCCGGGGCGGATCGCCCTGTTTCAGGCCTCCAGCGCGGCCCGGGAGGCCGCCTGGATCGCCGACCAAACCCGGACGCTGTTGGGCGGGAGCGCCCATTGGGAAGCGGATCGGGGAGCCCAGGGCGGCCTGAGTCCCGGAGACGTGGCGGTGCTGGTCCGGATCAAGGCCTTGATCCCGCCCATGGTTCAGGCCATGCAGCGCCGTGGGATCCCCTGTTCCGCGCCCGAAACCGAGCCGTTCTGGAAGGAACCCCGGGTCGCTCTGCTGCTACAGGCTGCCTCGGAACTGCTGGGGCTCGGTCGGGCGGAGGATGCCGATCAGGACGTCCTTACACAGCATGTTCAGGGTCATGTTTTGGAGCAGGCCCTGGTACAGGGGCCCGTGGCGCTGGCGGCGCACCTGCAGGAGGTGCCGCCCTTTGACCGGCTGTTCTGGCAAGGCAAGGAATTTTTGCGCCTCAAGGAGGCCTACGCCCGGCACAAGGGCTGGGCCGGATTGCTGACCTGGATCAACTTCCACACCGAACTGGAACTGGTCCGCGCCCGGGCCGAAACCGTCCAGGTGATGACCCTGCACGCCTCCAAGGGGCTGGAGTTCGAAGCCGTCTTTTTACCGGCCCTGGAGGACGGCCTGCTGCCCATGGTGGGGCTGGGGCAGTTGGGCGGTCGGGATGCCGGGGAACCGCCCCAGGAAGGCGTTCTTGGTCAGCCGTCCAGTGCGCCACTCAGTTCGCCATCCAGTTTTATTGGGGACCTGGAAGAGGAGCGACGGCTGTTCTATGTCGGATTGACCAGGGCCAGGCAATGGCTGTTTCTCAGCCACGCGGAAAAACGCAATCTGTTCGGTCGAACCCTGCGGCTCAAGCCGTCGCGTTTTCTGGGGGATCTGCCCCGAGACGAGATGCGGTGCAGCAAGACCGTGCAACAGGTGGTCCGGCGGGAAAAGCGGATGACGTTATTTTCTTGATGGGCGAGAAACCGTGGTTTTGCAACGGCTTTCGGGGTGACGGAGCGTGTCCGCCTAGCAAATATGTCGGCGGATTTGGCGACGAGTCTGTCGGACGGAGTCGAAGCGTCCGGGCAGGCTCGATGGGCACGGCAAGGAGTGACGCGAGAAATCAGAATCGGAAAGCGCGGTAGACAAAGCGCTCGTACACCGTGCAGAACCGTTGGGCCGTGCAGGTGTTGACCCCGATTTCCCGCAGTCTACAGTAGACGTGCAAGGGATTGAAGTAGTGCTGGACGAAAAAGCGAACGGTACGCATTGATCTGGGCCTTGGGAAGCGGTGCGAAAAACTTGCTGTGCGGGAGTCATTCAACGTTATTAGTGCAAGGCGGATGCCATCGCCCCAAGGACTCCAGCGTGCTGAGAGCTTATTGCTGTGATTTTTTTCCCATGTCAACTCCACGTTTAAGAAAACGTGCGTCCCCACTGAAATCCGACCATGCCCTTTTCCGGTCTCAGTCCACACTCCAGGTTGAAATGTGCAAAAATTGCCGCGCCCTCTTTCGTCTGGCCGGCGCATATCGCCGAGAACTGCCGGCGGCTCGAGCCTCTGGTGGACGAAGTGGGGCTGCTTTTTTTTCAGTCCGAAGCCTGTCTGGCCTACACCGAACGCGACCTTCCCATTTGGCTGGCTGAAACCGGCCTCGGGTTTCACGTCCATCTGCCGTTGGATCTCCCCTGGAGCGAAGGGCCGGAGCGGGCCTGGGAGATCGTTTCCGGGCTGCGACGCAAGACCGCGTTTCTCCAGCCTTGGGCCTTCGTGCTGCACCCGCCTGAAATTGGGCCGGGACCGGTTTTTACCGACCAATCCAGGCAACTCCGGGTTTGCCCGCCGCCGGGAAATGGCGTAGCCTTCGGCCAAGGTTTTGACTCTCTCGCGGAGTTCGCCCGTCTTTGGGAGCAAAGGGAAAAGCAGGGTGGCGGATGTTCCGGGGAACTGCTGCTGGAGAACACCAGGGAAAACGACCTGGTGGACTCGTGGCCATTGATTCAATCCCTCAACCTGGGTATCTGCCTGGATCTGGGGCATCTGCTGATCCACGATCAACAAACCCACCGTGTGCCGGGGATCTGGTCCCAAGTGCGCATGGTGCATCTCAGCGCGCCCGGCAAGCCTGGCCCGGACGGACGCCCACGGGACGGGCATTGCTCCCTGGCCGCGCTGGACCACCGGGGCCGGGCCCTGCTGGAGGAAATCCTGGGGCGGATTCGCCCGGACTGCGTCTTGATGCTGGAAGTATTTGAACCGGAGGGGTTCATGGAATCATTGAACATGCTTCGCTGGGTGACGGTTCGCGGATGATCTCCCTGATTCTTGGAGGAGAAAAATCCGGCAAGTCCGCCTGGGCCCTGGAGCGCCTGCTTCAGGCGGACGGACCGCATCTGTTCGTGGGCACGGCCGCGGCCCGGGACATGGAAATGCGTCGGCGCATCCGCGAGCACCGCCGCCTGCGGCCTCCGCATCTGCCGGCTCTGGAAACGGATATCGAACTGCCCGAGGCGCTGCGTCGGGAACGGGCGGAGCATGGGGCCATCCTGGTGGACAGCCTGGACTTCTGGCTGTTCGCCTGTATCCAGGCCGACCAGGAGGACCGGCTGCGAACCGAGTTTCTGGACTGCCTGCACGAGAGCGCCTCAGAACAAGTCGGGACGCATCTGCTTTTCGTCAGTTCGGAAATCGGCTTCGGTCCGATCCAGGCCACGCCCGAGACCCGTCGCTTCGTACGCTCGCTGGGTCTTTTGAATCAGCAGATCGCGGCCCTGGCCGACGAAGTGATCCTGCTGGTCGCCGGGTTGCCCCTTTGGCTGAAAGGAGCGCGGTAGCATGGGCTACTTTCGATCCTTGGACACGAAGATCGAGGCCTTGAGCGGGTTGTGGCGCAAGTCGGACCGCTGGCTGATCCTGATGAACGCGGACCCGGACGCTCTGGCTTCAGCCCAGGCCTTGCGCCGGATCATGGCCCGCAAGGTGGCCGCGGTGGACTGCGCCCAGGTCAACGAAATCTCCCGGCCGGACAACCTGACCATGATCAAGGCTCTGCGCATCCCCACCCAACGCCTGACCCCGAATCTGGCCGTGCAGTACGACCACTTCGCCCTGGTGGACTCCCAGCCCCATCACCATCCGGCCTTCAAGGACTACGCCTTTTCCCTGGTCATCGATCACCACCCACTGGTTCCGGAAAACCCGGTGGAGGCCGAATTCAAGGACATCCAGCCCGGTTACGGGGCCACCAGCACCATGCTCACGGAATATCTCTATCGCCTGAAGATCCGACCGGGGGAACTACTGGCCACGGCCCTGCTCTACGGCATCAAGACCGACACGCAGAGCTTTGAACGGCAGTTCTCGGACACCGACGTCCGGGCCTTCCGCTACCTGAGCAAGTTCGGCAACCTGAACCTGCTGCGCAAAATTTCCCGCAGCGAGTTCCGACTGGACTGGCTGAAATATTTTTCCCTGGCCTTCCGCAAGCTGCGGGTGAACGGCCATTGCCTGCACGTGTTCATGGGGCGGTTGGACTCCCCGGACATCCTGGTGATTCTCGGGGATTTCTTCCTGCGGTTGTACGGGATTTCCTGGACCGTGACCTGCGGGGTCTGTGACGACACCCTGGTCTTGATCTTTCGCGGCGACGGACTGCATCGGGACATGGGCAAGCTGGCCAACAAGCTGTTCGGCGACGTGGGCTCGGCCGGAGGCCACGCGACCATGGCTCGGGCGGAAATTCCGCTGGCCAACATCGGCGAGCACGACCCCGAGGAGTATGTCTGGCACCGTTTGCGTTCCGCCAAGCGTAAAGTTGCCAAGCCTGCTCCAAGCACATTCTGAACGTCTTCAGAGCGTTTGCAAAGCGTTTTTCGCCTTCCCATGAGTCTGAAATCCCGCCTGAACCTCTCCACGGACCCGGTGTTCCTGATCGACGGAACCTCCTTTCTGTATCGGGCCTTTTACGCCTTTCCGGACCTGAAGCGCTCGGACGGCTTTCCGACCAACGCCCTTTTCATCGTCCTGCGCCTGCTGTTGCGCCTGCATCGCGAGGAACGTCCGCGATACGCCGGTTTTTTTCTGGACGGACGCGGCCCCACTTTTCGCCATGAATTGTTCACGCCTTACAAGGCCCAGCGCCCTAAGACCCCGGAAGCCCTGGTCCAGCAGATCGAGCCGTTGGTCCGGGGGGTGGGACTGTTCGGCTTGGCCGCCCAGGTGTCGGAAGGGGTGGAGGCGGACGACCTGATCGCCAGCCTGTGCAGGAAGTTCAAGTCTGAATGCCCGGTGGTTATCGTCGGCTCGGACAAGGACCTGTTGCAATGCCTGGACAAGAATGTCGTGATCTGGGACCCGGGCCTGAAAAACGAAAAGCTGGTCACCAACGAATCCTTCCGCCAGGAACACGCCATGACCCCGGAGCAGTGGCCGGATTTCCAGGCCCTGACCGGAGACAGCACGGACAATATCCCCGGTATTCCCGGGGTCGGCCCAAAGACCGCCATGGGCCTGATGCAGCGCTTCCCGACCCTGGAGGCTTTGCGGGACAACGTGAGCGAGCTGACGCCCAAGGAGCGCAAAAAGGTCGAACCCGAGCTGGAGCGGATTTTTACCTACCGGGAACTGACCCGCCTGCGCACGGACCTGCATCCGGACGCCCGGCTGGAAGATTACCGCTGCCGGGAATGGGAGGGCGAGCGGCTGACGGCGTTTCTGCGCGAGTATGAGTTCCGGTCCCTGGAGCGGGAGCTGGCGGCCTTGTCCGCTTCTGGAGAGACAACCTCCGAATCCTCCGAATCTGGCCGACTGAGCCAAGGAGAGTTGCTGACCTCGAAGACCCAGAAGGCGACGAAACGTTCAGCCGCGCACCGAAACCCGAAAGACGACCTTGCGGACGAACAGGCTGTGGAACGAACCGAGGTTCTGCCGAATTTTTCCGGAAAACGGGTCGGGGTGGCCGCGGACCGGGACGGCTGGCGACTGGGGCTGGAAGGGCGTGAACTCCTGTGGGGTGGAATGGGCAGGAAGGCGACCAGGGAATTGGCTGACGCGTTGCGTCCGGCGGCCCTGGTCGCGGCCCATTCCTGGAAGGAACTGCTGATTCAGGACGCGGACTGGTCCGGAGTGCCCATGGACCGGCGTTTCGACGTCAGTCTGGCCGCTTACCTGCTCCAGCCCGAGGAGCGCGACTACAGCCTGACGGCGCTGGTTCGTCGGTACGGTCATGAGTTGGCCGATACCGCCCAGCAGGGCGAGGAATCCCCCGCCCTGCTGACGTTGAGCCTGGCTGAGGCATTGGGGCGCAGCGTGGAGCAGGCCGGGTTTTCCGAGCTGATAGCCACTTTGGAGATGCCCCTGGTCCCGGTGCTGGTGGACATGGAGCGGGCCGGGGTGCTGCTGGATCAGAAGGCCTTGAAAGCCTTCCTGAGCGAGGTCCAGGCGGGATTGGAACGGCTGTCCAAGTCCATTTCCCAGCGGGCCGGAGGGCCGTTCAACCTGCGTTCCAGCCAGCAGATGGCCGAGGTGTTGTTCAAACGCCTGGGCCTGAAGACCGGGCGCAAGACCCCCGGCGGCGGCAGGTCCACCAGCGTGGAGGTCCTGGAGCGGCTGGCCGGAGAGCATCCAATCGTTCCGGAGATTTTGGAATACCGCAAACTGGAAAAGCTGCGCTCCACCTACCTGGAGCCGTTGCCCAAGCTGGCGGATCAAAACGGCCGGGTGCATACCACCTTCAACCAGTTGGCCGTGGCCACGGGGCGGCTGTCCAGCAGCAATCCGAACTTGCAGAACATCCCGATCCGGGGCGACCAGGGGCGGCGGATGCGGGCCTGCTTTACCGCGCCGTCAGGGCATGAGTTGATCAGCGCGGACTATTCCCAGATCGAGCTGCGCGTCCTGGCCCATCTTTCCGAAGATCCGCACCTGCGGGAACTGTTCGGCCGGGGCGTGGACGTCCACTCCGGTACCGCGGCCATTTTGTTCGTCAAGGAGCCGGAGCAGGTCACCGCCGAGGAACGGCGCAAGGCCAAGACCATCAACTTCGGGCTGCTCTACGGGATGGGGCCGCAAAAACTGGGCCGGGAACTGGGCATCAACCAGCAGCAGGCCAAGGACTTCATGGCCCTGTACTTCACCCGGCTGCAAAAGGTCCGGGATTTTTACGAAGAGGTGGTGGCCAAGGCCAAGGAGCAAGGGGCGGTGTTTACCCTGGCCGGAAGGCGTCGGACCCTGCCGGACATCAACTCCCGCAACGACAATCTGGCCCAGATCGCCCGGCGCATGGCCATCAACACCGTGGTCCAGGGCTCGGCCGCGGACATCATCAAAATGGCCATGATCCGCGTTCACGGCGATGAAGCGCTGCTTGCGAGCGGAGCGCGGATGATCCTTCAGGTCCATGACGAACTGCTGCTGGAAGCTCCGGACACGGAAAGCCAAGGGGTCGGCGAACGAGTGGCCGAGCTGATGGCCTCGGTCGTTCAACTGGACGTCCCCCTGGTGGTGGATTGGGGGCGAGGGCCGAATTGGGCCGTGGGACATGAATGAGGATCGATCTTATTTGACGACAACCGAAAAGGAACGAACCGAATGCGCAACAAGCTTCGTTTGCTGACCCCGGGACCGACGCCTCTGCCCGAGGAGGTCCGTTTGGCCCTGGCCCAGGATATGGTCCATCATCGCAAGCCCGGATTCAAGGCCGTCTTGCACCGGGTTCAGGAGGGGCTGCAATGGCTGTTCGGGACGACACAACCCGTGCTGCCGCTGACTTGTTCAGGCAGCGGGGCCATGAACGCCGCAGTGTGGAACCTGTTTCTACCGGGCGAGCGGGTGTTGGTGGTGGAGGCCGGGAAGTTCGGCCAGCGCTGGAAGGACATCGCCCTGGCCCGGAGCCTGGAAGCCACGGTGATCGATCTGCCTTGGGGCCAGGCCGTTTCCCCGGAGGCGATCCACGATGCCCTGGAAGCGGATCCGGCCATCCGGGGGGTGCTGGTCCAGGCTTCGGAGACCTCCACCGGGGTGCTGCATCCGGTGCGGGAGATCGCGGAACTGACCCGGAACCGGGACGTCCTGCTGGTGGTGGACGGCATTTCCGCGGTGGCCATTTCCCCGTGCCCCATGGACGAATGGGGCGTGGACTGCCTGCTGACCGGTTCTCAGAAAGGCCTGATGCTGCCGCCCGGCCTGGCCTTCATCGCTCTCAGCGCACGGGCCTGGGCCGCGGTGGAACGCCATTCAAGTCCTGGGGCGTGTCCTATTGCCTATTTCGACCTGCGCCGAGAGCGGGAAAACTGCTTGAAGGATCAGACTCTGTTCACTCCGGCCATCAATTTGTTGAACGGCCTGGACGTTTCGCTGCGGCTTTTCCGGGAACGCGGGCTGGGGGAAATCTACCGCAAGCAATGGGCCCTGACCCAACTGACCCGCACGGCGGTTCGAAGCCTGGGGCTGGAACTGCTGGTGCAAAAGCGGTACACATGGGGGCTGACCAGCATTCTGGTCCCCGCGGGTCTGGACGGACAGCGGCTGCTGCAAATCGCCGCCGACGCCTACGGCGTGGTCATGGCCGGGGGACAGGATCATCTCAAGGGACGGATTGTCCGCCTCGGGCACATGGGTCATGTGGACTTCGCGGACGTTTTGGCCGGATTGTACGCCCTGCGCCAGGCCTTCAAAGCGTGCGGCGGGCACACGGCCAGCCGGGACTACCTGGAAGCCGGTCTGGCCGCCTACGAGCAAGCCCTGGATCCGCGGAGCGTTCCAGGGGAAGAGCCGGAGAGAATCTGAGCGAAACCGGTCGGGTGCATGGACTCCCGTCCGGCGGGCACCCGACAAGGAAGGTGAACAATGACCGAAGAGATCAAGATCACGGATCGACGCGTCGATCATGGCAAGGAGGGCGCGGAGCAAGGGGCATCGGCCGTGGAACAGGCCCAGGCGGACCACCAGGCCGGGGCCGGAGCTTTCCAGGGCTGCGTGATGCCCCAGG comes from Desulfonatronum thiodismutans and encodes:
- a CDS encoding bifunctional adenosylcobinamide kinase/adenosylcobinamide-phosphate guanylyltransferase, whose translation is MISLILGGEKSGKSAWALERLLQADGPHLFVGTAAARDMEMRRRIREHRRLRPPHLPALETDIELPEALRRERAEHGAILVDSLDFWLFACIQADQEDRLRTEFLDCLHESASEQVGTHLLFVSSEIGFGPIQATPETRRFVRSLGLLNQQIAALADEVILLVAGLPLWLKGAR
- a CDS encoding DHH family phosphoesterase, with product MGYFRSLDTKIEALSGLWRKSDRWLILMNADPDALASAQALRRIMARKVAAVDCAQVNEISRPDNLTMIKALRIPTQRLTPNLAVQYDHFALVDSQPHHHPAFKDYAFSLVIDHHPLVPENPVEAEFKDIQPGYGATSTMLTEYLYRLKIRPGELLATALLYGIKTDTQSFERQFSDTDVRAFRYLSKFGNLNLLRKISRSEFRLDWLKYFSLAFRKLRVNGHCLHVFMGRLDSPDILVILGDFFLRLYGISWTVTCGVCDDTLVLIFRGDGLHRDMGKLANKLFGDVGSAGGHATMARAEIPLANIGEHDPEEYVWHRLRSAKRKVAKPAPSTF
- the polA gene encoding DNA polymerase I; protein product: MSLKSRLNLSTDPVFLIDGTSFLYRAFYAFPDLKRSDGFPTNALFIVLRLLLRLHREERPRYAGFFLDGRGPTFRHELFTPYKAQRPKTPEALVQQIEPLVRGVGLFGLAAQVSEGVEADDLIASLCRKFKSECPVVIVGSDKDLLQCLDKNVVIWDPGLKNEKLVTNESFRQEHAMTPEQWPDFQALTGDSTDNIPGIPGVGPKTAMGLMQRFPTLEALRDNVSELTPKERKKVEPELERIFTYRELTRLRTDLHPDARLEDYRCREWEGERLTAFLREYEFRSLERELAALSASGETTSESSESGRLSQGELLTSKTQKATKRSAAHRNPKDDLADEQAVERTEVLPNFSGKRVGVAADRDGWRLGLEGRELLWGGMGRKATRELADALRPAALVAAHSWKELLIQDADWSGVPMDRRFDVSLAAYLLQPEERDYSLTALVRRYGHELADTAQQGEESPALLTLSLAEALGRSVEQAGFSELIATLEMPLVPVLVDMERAGVLLDQKALKAFLSEVQAGLERLSKSISQRAGGPFNLRSSQQMAEVLFKRLGLKTGRKTPGGGRSTSVEVLERLAGEHPIVPEILEYRKLEKLRSTYLEPLPKLADQNGRVHTTFNQLAVATGRLSSSNPNLQNIPIRGDQGRRMRACFTAPSGHELISADYSQIELRVLAHLSEDPHLRELFGRGVDVHSGTAAILFVKEPEQVTAEERRKAKTINFGLLYGMGPQKLGRELGINQQQAKDFMALYFTRLQKVRDFYEEVVAKAKEQGAVFTLAGRRRTLPDINSRNDNLAQIARRMAINTVVQGSAADIIKMAMIRVHGDEALLASGARMILQVHDELLLEAPDTESQGVGERVAELMASVVQLDVPLVVDWGRGPNWAVGHE
- a CDS encoding pyridoxal-phosphate-dependent aminotransferase family protein, which encodes MRNKLRLLTPGPTPLPEEVRLALAQDMVHHRKPGFKAVLHRVQEGLQWLFGTTQPVLPLTCSGSGAMNAAVWNLFLPGERVLVVEAGKFGQRWKDIALARSLEATVIDLPWGQAVSPEAIHDALEADPAIRGVLVQASETSTGVLHPVREIAELTRNRDVLLVVDGISAVAISPCPMDEWGVDCLLTGSQKGLMLPPGLAFIALSARAWAAVERHSSPGACPIAYFDLRRERENCLKDQTLFTPAINLLNGLDVSLRLFRERGLGEIYRKQWALTQLTRTAVRSLGLELLVQKRYTWGLTSILVPAGLDGQRLLQIAADAYGVVMAGGQDHLKGRIVRLGHMGHVDFADVLAGLYALRQAFKACGGHTASRDYLEAGLAAYEQALDPRSVPGEEPERI